aacgaatccggaatattccgttagacgggggaggcgagtacaatggaccaatacggcctgagtgctcagaagctatagcttctcccccaccatacacacacacacacacataataaaaaataaaaagtaaaggtTATTTAAGACACATAATTTGACACTAAGTTTCGTAAGTATTCGGAAGGTACTGATGTCAGAAAGCCTTCCTTTTGGGTAAAGGCTGGGAAGCATTTTGAAAATAGGCGAAATCGTAGACAGCTCCGAACTTCAAATTGCAACGATAGATTGGATTCACCAGTGGCTAAAAGGAGTAGATGCATAACACGAAGGAATAACACGAAAtaatcttttgaatttttggcaacggaaaaaaatatgaaaaatataaaatttttcacacctgaagcattgtttattatttaacttttatttaCTAGTTATTCGCGCATCCAGATTCGAGCGCCAAACCAATAGATCAGATCGTAATCAGTTAACATCTGAGATGAACCCAATTTTTCATATACTCCTATGTGGGGGGACTGGATTTATTGAGCATTTTTTCTGTAATCACTCACCTATTTGTATTATAATATCGCACTGTGCCCCTGTCGCACATGTTGAGCTCATTCCAATTGTTATCTTTCTATGTACGTATGTGCTCTCATATCTAATCAGAAACGCTTATCGTGTATCAACAATTTGTTCTTTGGCTACTCCACAGCTGGAGGCTGCTCGAAACGCCGCAATACACACAATAATGAGTAAGTTATTGTTATTAGACAATGTAATGAGCGGACAGCGCGAGTGATTTTGTGTCTTTTACCTCAACAATTCGTCATGAAATTGGAAAACATTTGGGCAAATTTGTTGGACTTCGTCTCCAGAGTCGGGCCAAGCTTGGCTGGTTAGTACAGTTTTTTAACACGTTGCATGTAGTTCAATCTATAGTAATATCTGATTTTACTATCATTTTATCTCTTACACGAATATATTTGCTTCCATTTCCAGCAACAACAACTTTTTTGCCATGCGGGCTAGCGATGGGGTACATTTTTGTTGCGCTTCCAAACAGCGACGGAGTACTTCAATATGGACCACTCTTTGTGGGGCTGCTATTTGCTTTCATATGCGCAGCAGGACTTTTTGCTACGAAATTTATCTATGACCACGTAGTGTTCTGGCATTTCGATGTACTTCTTGTTGCAGCATTTTTCAACTTGCTGGGTGGTTGCTTTTTCTTTATTCACGAATTCGGTGAGTCATGTAATAGCAATGAACATTATTATTCTCTAAATTTtatctgaaaagtaaaaataaaatgaacggGTTTGCGTCATTTGTAtacgtaaatatatatatatatatatacatacatatgactGTACAGGTAAATTATATACGGCTACAGCCGCTGGTCCAGCATTATCTCCATTGCAGCTTATCTATTTTGCCACCATTTGGCGCGTGTAATAATTTACAAATAGTGCAAACTTATCTGTAAAGACGTAATATGAAATTTGACAGGTGCATATATAAATATGTGGCTTGTATAGGTGGGAGGCACATTTCTAACTCTCTGCTAATGGTGGTATTAAGTGAGTACCCGCCGTGTTGGCCTAATCTCATGGTCCACttcggacatggattgattttgaaacCACAATCAGAACTGTGATTGGCACAACAGTATCAATTTAAAGTGAGTGCATGCTCAGTATTCGTACTTGGACGCAAGACCTATGAAAAGCCTCTACCGCTactaaggagtacagcaccTGAATTGTACAGTGTAATTCCCAGCGTCAGGCCACAAAGAGACCCACCCGCGATGTGGGCACAATCACAACCCTCATGAAATTCGTGAATAACTGGGCCGATAGCAAATCCCCTGGGAAGAGTTCTCTGACATATATATAAACCCGGAAGTCTATCCCCGTTCCCATGGCATCAGAAAACCGCTGGTCAGATTTCGTGGccggagccacttcagatgaattccCATGCATACTCGGATCTGATCGGCCCAGCTATTGCATCACGAACGCCAAGTCATTgtagcgtttcccggtgctatggcggttctcctcggccacttgatgcTAACTCAGCCGACGAGCATCCTGCATACAGGATATTCGTTTCCCGGCCAATTGCTTGGATTTGTATGTTGGAAGTAAATAATTACTCATATACGCCGTTCTGGTTCAATGATGTCCACGTAAACCGTTTCTGAATTATATTCTAGTATCTAATACTGAAGTATTGTACAAAAATGTGGCTTTTTCCTCGGtaaaaaattgagtatttttaaggttttgtgtgaatcgAGTccatatctgtctgtccgtctgtctgtcttttttttattttgaggaggtggaaatcttcaaaagacactgttcTGGACACACCAatgtgtaggatttttacccactataaCCATCCCCGACTCCGTCCCTGCACCGCGGAACCgccctaaggtattacatcacggggcggagtcagctcattctagcttaatcacctttcttctatacccggcgtacgtgaccgcgtttttctcctctcttctgtctttcgcagtttattttggatagatgcgatcatgcagttgacggcatcccaattctcttgttgtgctaccatttccgccaccagattttctggtacaagcacctctcctggaGTCTTCTCTAGacacctcctttcttccacaaatctcgaactgtggaagaaaacatgctctgggtcctctgagactccTTCGCAAttcggacaatcgggtgaggtctcaaatttaaacctgtgtaggtattggagatatcctccgtgagAAACTCGGTGAGATTAGATGattcccgtgagaaactggattataattagattgacttcgcattgtatatattcgacatctcatctgccaagatgtccaTCGGcaccattccagagatgacgaatgctgcatcatctgagacagtcctaaaaGCAAAGCAGGTAGTTTGTCAGTGTTAAGtgatatccgcaacgcctccctccaaactggggtcgcatagagcatgattgaggtcaccagcctggctataagcaacgtaGGGATattccgtggccctcccacgttcggcatcatcctcaccAGGACCATAAGCGGTGgctgatttatcgcaaacatactgcacgtgttgcttatagctgagcttcctgtcaattacaacccccaagtatttgatggtcggcttggaagtgatgatacgatccccaattctaatacaggcgtattTTCTcctccggcgcttcgtgatgaggaccgcttctgttttttcctccgcaagtgtcagaccagagctctttagccaatttttaacagcaccgacagcctcgcttgagtataactcagcatcttcgagatgatttgcgacgacaaccagcgctatgtcgtcagcataacccaccactgtggcttccttcggaaggggaagattaaatacatcgttgtacatgatgttccacagtagtgggcccaatacggatctttgcgggacacccgcggaaacaacgtactcctggggtccgtcatcagtgtcgtaccagagcctcctttcacttaaataactatcgacaattgtggcgtgataggcgggaataccaaccttcgctagggatttccgaattagattccaattggccgaattgaatgcatttttcacatccagggttactaccacgtaatatttgctggtactaccctttccgtgaattgcatcttcggccaagccagtaaccaatttgatggcatcaatggttgaactagctaccaacttctgccacttccatgccgctggaaatatcccctcggacatgcacgcttcaaacaaatcagcgaacatgtccggtctagatttcacggcaaggttaagggccttattcggtactccgtccagtcccagtgctttattgtctcctattcttcttctttttcttcagccgttgtcccgttcacaagcggggtcggctcgtcgtgatcggtttcgccatttggctctatcgaatgcctgagcAAATATCctgcagttcgtctctggtgactgccggaattgccgtcacattcagaggtggttggaatatgtcggtgctcgcctcttgctgggggaataacccctggatgattttcagcaagagggtgggacacgtgatctgtggagatgaacggcctctgaattatcccatcacgattctgtaggcactccccccacgggtttacgtccgcttctgagcagagctccttaaagcatttccttctccttgtctcaaagaagattgcctggtgatcgctgtgggtgtagcgttcgctgacgcaccaggacataccacgtgccagtgcagggctgacaaagatcAGGTATACAATCGAACCTGATTCTCCTTTCTgtaaggtgtttacagcaccttcattAGTcgaaactatgtccatctgcccaaaagcttctaataagctgcgccccctagcatttgattctctgctaccccattctagagcccaagcgttgaaatcaccagcaatcaccagTGGATCTCGTTCTCTTGCTTGGAGAACATGATTATCAAGCATTGGCTCGACTTCAGACAGGGTCAAacttggtggagcgtagcagctgtatacatatataccacttattttcgtCCACATAAAGCCATTGGTTGCCTGACtgacagtacattgtatggcctgtcgagaGCAAACCCGtattgccgctccaccagtcgaatctgcgacccatatgccaccgtggcggtgtctatacggttcacttatgatggcaatttccatctcagattcgaacgtgggcTGCTCGAGTATTGCATTACCATTTCCAGCAATATgctggttatcctgtccctcttttagttcgcaggcatttggggtccctattggaCTCTCTAGCAATATGGCTTTTCTCCCCACAACTCccgcatcgatcggatcggtcAATGCTGCTGGTACATACCTTTGCGAAATGCCCAGACATGAGGCATtttaagcacctctttagtgaagtttgctctcttaaacggcagacaacccatccaatccgaaccctcccGGCACCCAACAAACTTCTGCGGTGCCTcggctggtactcgtattgtggccatttgagtaccaccataggcttttcgtaagcccacaacagactcctcggtaagttctttcaaatTGAAtcgctccttcagagcagtacaaatttcttctttcgatgtcacttcatcgagatccttgcattgtatatagatctcatgttttttggCATGCATTGCTTCATCCTCCCAAGGGAGTTTTTGACTTCATTGCGAAAGtaatcagttttgcctacgctggatcttttcagcgcgaatatgagatcccctttctgggttcttcggattctgtacATATTTCCGCTCAAagcttttaggtcgggatcagctttgacttttttgagtatctccgcgtagggcaGATTTCCCTTACTGCAGATAAAAATCTTTCTCGCTTTTTTGTTTAACCTGGAATCCGGGCAAACTCCCCCTTTAAAGCACACATGCCATCGGTAAGTTATCTCTTTCCTCAAAAATTAATGCTTGACAGCCGGTACTTTAAGATTAGCTTCTCGAAACCGTTGGAAGACTTCCCATAACTTTTGATTATGCTCATCCAAATTTTTGGCGAAAATTATTACATATTGAAGGTAAAAACATTTTATGCCTTAATGACCCGTTAGAATCTGGTTCAGGGGGAACTAATGGCAAGCAGATCCTCTTTTGGTGCCGAAGAGTAGTCGCTTAAACTGTAGATGTTGGTAATGGAAACTGACCATCCTTTTCCCTGTAACCTCTTCATTTAATAACATTTAACAACTGATTATTGCCTTGTACCAAATCTAACGTGGAAAAACTAAGTTCAACAAGAATATCATCCACTTTTGGTAAGGAGTACGATATGGAAACCCACCTTAGTATTCAATTATTTGTTCTACACCACGATAAACCAAGAATTATATGGACTATCAATCGCTTATATTATGTCGACCTCTAGGAGCTTAGTTAGCTGCATCCAGTACTCCTCCCGATGAGCATGCGGTATTCGTCAGTGTCGCCCCTGGCAACAGCGATACGGCAAAAGTCTTAAAAGCGGTAAAAATCAACTTGTCCCCCAGGAACACGGATATGTCATCAAACCCAAGGCACAATAAGGTTACATTATCTCCTTCCTCCCTCAGGCTTAAATTGATGAATTTTTATATTGTTCTCATTTACGTTTACCAGTCTCACAAACATTTGACCGTAATGCGATTTCCCCACAGTGTTCCCTAATTTGGTCATATTTTTACGATTCTTCGCCAGTTCCAGTACACTTTCACTTGCTTTGTTTCcgttttaaggttctgtgtagaattaaaccttttaaaaattcattcaatgtctgtctatccatTTGTATTCCCTTACTCGCTGCTTCCCCGCGAAACTGCTGTCAATTATTATCATATATTGCGAAATGCCACAGCAACACTTCGCCGCGATAACCAAGAAGATTAGACACAGGACGAACAACTTGAACGGCAAAGGGGGACGAGATCTTATTGTGCAcctttcgggtagggacgaTGTAGGGAAGTGGTATTAGTGTGTCGATGTCGCCTAGATCGTTTTCTTATGTGAGTTTCATCATCTTATCCCAGCAAGAAATGGATGTATCCGAAAAATTGATCTTGGATGTATCTACTTATTTCTTCCTAGATTCTTAGTAGAGTAAACATGGACCTATTGTTGCGCGTGTTTGCCTCCGCCAAGCTTCCCATAGAGGAAtcttgaagcatcattcgctcactGATTCCGTTAAGATCCACTATCATTAATTCGAAATGAGTCTTTAAGGAAGCTCCGCTTTTGGTTCCCGCTGAGATGAGgcaaatcataataataataatcgttagcgcaacaatccatgttggatcagggccttgaagtgtgttagagcacttcattcaagaccgtaacggtagactaggaggcaatgtggtcagcattgcgctcgcccgagattattaccctgatttgactcaggtactcattcacagctgagtcgactggtgtccgacgtcaaatcacgatacaaattccactgccaccagtgagatttgaaccgcgaccttccttacgACATCCTTTCGCTctgaccactcagctatccgaaagGGAAATCATAAACGGCTGTGTAATGTCCGTTCTTATGACAGATTCTTCCACGTGCTCGCAGCAACTCGCAGCCATGTGCTTGCGACCACATAGGCGTGTACACCAATATATGGCATCGACACAAGCCTTTATACGCAGGATTCTGCTCGCGCAATTCTCGTCGCGATCTTAGGTGTACAAAACATTTCGCCctctttaaaatttcaaagaatgcgctggaagttgaatctcctgtgtatagtcctTTTGACCCTACCATATAATTACCTGGATTCCACTCATCCTATTGCATCTTGAAACGGCGTAAAAAATATTTCTCTGACGATGGAGGCGCAACAATGCGGAAGTCCGAAATTTGCAAATAATAACTAACGTACGTTTTTCCTTTTCAGATATAATCGGAGCCTATTTGGTGTTCGCCGCCCATGGTGCCACATACGTTTGTAGTTTAAGTTACCTTCACATATCCTCAGGAAAGGACACCCGAACAATGTACATATCGTCCTGCTTTGCATGGTACATATTGGGAATAGCTGCAGGCGTAGCGGTCATCCCAGACGCATTCATTGCTACAGCAGAGCAGTCTAAGGCCACTTCAAACCCCCCAGACGCATTCATTGCTACAGCAGAGCAGTCTAAGGCCACTTCAAACCTTTATTTGGATTTTGCGTTCGTTTTCATGGCTTGCACAATTATTGTCACCATAATGCTGGTTTTCATCAGAGTCCTACAAGAAATGGGGTCGGTGGAATACAAGACGATGGTGGATGATGAACTTCGACTGTTAAACCAGAATGGGAGAATTTTCGAAGACCGCAGAAGCGTAATTGCACGCGTACGTGATACAAAGTCGTTTTTTTATGTcactaaaaataaacaatggTTGGTGTCGTTTGTTCTCTTAGTATGTGAGGGCGTGTATTCGTCATTATTCACATATTTCGCGCTCTGGTTTTCCCTAAATCCAGCTGTGAAACTCAGCGATGGCTCTACATTTGACTTAATTATGTGGTGTGCACTTCTAGGCGGTGTGATTGGGACTGTCCTAATGTCTTTCTTCACTCTGAAGATTATATTCGTGGCATCAGTTTGTACTCAgattattttgttaataattggaGTAATTTTAGGGGCGACAATTGGCAATCTAGTGCCATTCTGGATCATCGCGTTTTTGTTTGGGGTGATGTTCCCGTGCATCAAAATTTCTATTATCGAAACTTCCGCTTTTCGATTCTCTGAAATACTCATATTTATTTCGTACGTGATATTACTAGTACCGATTGGGGTCATTAACGTGTATTTTGTGGCGGATTCCAGCAATTTGTTCTTTTATAGTCTTGATCGTTCAACTTTGGCAGCGCACGCGTTCGCTTTCCTCATAATAATTTCCATGTTGAGCATAATAGTCGGTCTTCAAGTTCCTAGACTATTTAAGGCTTCCCTGCTGGAGATTCAACATCGTGTCCTTGGTATTATTTTTACGGAACATAATATAGAGCAACTAAATCTTGGGTATTTGCAAAGTGGCATAATTcccacaaaaattgaaaatattgaaaccgCTGATACCGCATCGAGATTGTaatttatattaaattaaaCTAAATAATCAA
The DNA window shown above is from Hermetia illucens chromosome 5, iHerIll2.2.curated.20191125, whole genome shotgun sequence and carries:
- the LOC119657986 gene encoding uncharacterized protein LOC119657986; amino-acid sequence: MKLENIWANLLDFVSRVGPSLAATTTFLPCGLAMGYIFVALPNSDGVLQYGPLFVGLLFAFICAAGLFATKFIYDHVVFWHFDVLLVAAFFNLLGGCFFFIHEFDIIGAYLVFAAHGATYVCSLSYLHISSGKDTRTMYISSCFAWYILGIAAGVAVIPDAFIATAEQSKATSNLYLDFAFVFMACTIIVTIMLVFIRVLQEMGSVEYKTMVDDELRLLNQNGRIFEDRRSVIARVRDTKSFFYVTKNKQWLVSFVLLVCEGVYSSLFTYFALWFSLNPAVKLSDGSTFDLIMWCALLGGVIGTVLMSFFTLKIIFVASVCTQIILLIIGVILGATIGNLVPFWIIAFLFGVMFPCIKISIIETSAFRFSEILIFISYVILLVPIGVINVYFVADSSNLFFYSLDRSTLAAHAFAFLIIISMLSIIVGLQVPRLFKASLLEIQHRVLGIIFTEHNIEQLNLGYLQSGIIPTKIENIETADTASRL